From the genome of Candidatus Omnitrophota bacterium:
AAGAACTACATGAATAGTCGTTTTTGCGGTGAAGGGCCGGATAGCGGTGTTTGGTGTCCGGATTCTTTAAGGATAGCCGAGGCCTATGGGATTAAAGGTGTCCGCATAGATTCAGTTAAAGGGCTTAGTGAAAAAATTAAAGAAGTAATTGAATATCCCGGCCCGGTGGTTTGCGATGTAATGACTCCTGAGTGGCAATTACTTATTCCTCGAGTTTCTTCAGAAAAAAAGCCCGATGGAACATTGGTTTCAAAACCCTATGAAGATATGTACCCGTTTTTGAGTAAAAAAGAATTAAAACAAAACATGCTTTTTGAATAATAAAGGACAAATTTTGATTAAGAAAAAAAACGTACTAGTTACTGGTGCTCGTGGATTCATTGGAAAAAATATTGTTGAACATTTCAAAGCTAACCTTTCAAACAATTATACTGTTTTTTCTCCCTATCATAATGAGTTAGAACTGCTTGATTCTCAAGTGGTTATTTCGTTTATTAAGAGTAAATCAATAGATCTTATTATTCATTGTGCTAATATTGGGGGATCACGTAAAACTGCCTACGATCAAGATCGTACTGATGTGGTATATAAAAATTTAGCGATGTTTTTTAATCTAGTCGGTGCAATGAATAAAGACACTCGAATGGTATTTTTTGGTAGCGGCGCAGAGTATGCCAGAGCCTATTATAAGCCCAAGATGAAAGAAGATTATTTCGATGAACACATACCGGAAGATAGCTACGGTTTTTCAAAATACGTATGTTCTAAGTATATAGAAAGTTCTGAGAAAATAGTAAATTTGCGTCTTTTCGGAGTTTTTGGAAAGCACGAAGATTATGAGTTTAAATTTATATCTAATGCTATTGTTAAAAATTTATTAGGTTTACCAATCACCATAAATCAAAATATTTATTTTGATTATTTGTATATAAACGATTTTTTAAAGATAGTTGAGTATTTTATAGATAAAATGCCTAAACAAAAGTTTTATAACGCTGCTAGAGGCCAAACAATTGACTTGGTAACG
Proteins encoded in this window:
- a CDS encoding NAD(P)-dependent oxidoreductase, translating into MIKKKNVLVTGARGFIGKNIVEHFKANLSNNYTVFSPYHNELELLDSQVVISFIKSKSIDLIIHCANIGGSRKTAYDQDRTDVVYKNLAMFFNLVGAMNKDTRMVFFGSGAEYARAYYKPKMKEDYFDEHIPEDSYGFSKYVCSKYIESSEKIVNLRLFGVFGKHEDYEFKFISNAIVKNLLGLPITINQNIYFDYLYINDFLKIVEYFIDKMPKQKFYNAARGQTIDLVTIAKEINKVSEKQSEIIVKHEGLNTEYSADNSRLLKEIGNFDFTPFDQAIKELYLWYKSNLNKINKAKITKDEYIKYCHIDSQQ